From Strigops habroptila isolate Jane chromosome 1, bStrHab1.2.pri, whole genome shotgun sequence, a single genomic window includes:
- the LOC115614708 gene encoding RNA-binding protein 4B isoform X2 — MVKLFIGNLPREATEQEIRSLFEQYGKVLECDIIKNYGFVHIEDKTAAEDAIRNLHHHKLHGVCINVEASKNKSKASTKLHVGNISPACTNLELRAKFEEYGPVIECDIVKDYAFVHMERAEDAVEAIRGLDNTEFQARPPRRRIPTAKSQLLCRRRGVKPGCRPPS, encoded by the exons ATGGTGAAGCTGTTCATCGGGAACCTGCCGCGGGAGGCGACGGAGCAGGAGATCCGCTCCCTGTTCGAGCAGTACGGGAAGGTGCTGGAGTGCGACATCATCAAGAACTACGGCTTCGTGCACATCGAGGACAAGACGGCGGCCGAGGACGCCATCCGGAACCTGCACCACCACAAGCTGCACGGCGTCTGCATCAACGTGGAGGCCAGCAAGAACAAGAGCAAGGCCTCCACCAAGCTGCATGTGGGCAACATCAGCCCCGCCTGCACCAACCTGGAGCTGCGCGCCAAGTTCGAGGAGTACGGCCCCGTCATCGAGTGCGACATCGTCAAGGATTACGCCTTCGTGCACATGGAGCGGGCGGAGGACGCGGTGGAGGCCATCCGCGGGCTGGACAACACCGAGTTCCAAG CACGGCCGCCCCGCAGGAGGATCCCGACGGCGAAGTCCCAACTCTTGTGCCGACGGCGCGGCGTGAAGCCAGGCTGCCGCCCGCCCTCGTAG
- the LOC115614708 gene encoding RNA-binding protein 4B isoform X4 — protein MVKLFIGNLPREATEQEIRSLFEQYGKVLECDIIKNYGFVHIEDKTAAEDAIRNLHHHKLHGVCINVEASKNKSKASTKLHVGNISPACTNLELRAKFEEYGPVIECDIVKDYAFVHMERAEDAVEAIRGLDNTEFQEGE, from the coding sequence ATGGTGAAGCTGTTCATCGGGAACCTGCCGCGGGAGGCGACGGAGCAGGAGATCCGCTCCCTGTTCGAGCAGTACGGGAAGGTGCTGGAGTGCGACATCATCAAGAACTACGGCTTCGTGCACATCGAGGACAAGACGGCGGCCGAGGACGCCATCCGGAACCTGCACCACCACAAGCTGCACGGCGTCTGCATCAACGTGGAGGCCAGCAAGAACAAGAGCAAGGCCTCCACCAAGCTGCATGTGGGCAACATCAGCCCCGCCTGCACCAACCTGGAGCTGCGCGCCAAGTTCGAGGAGTACGGCCCCGTCATCGAGTGCGACATCGTCAAGGATTACGCCTTCGTGCACATGGAGCGGGCGGAGGACGCGGTGGAGGCCATCCGCGGGCTGGACAACACCGAGTTCCAAG
- the LOC115614708 gene encoding RNA-binding protein 4B isoform X3, protein MVKLFIGNLPREATEQEIRSLFEQYGKVLECDIIKNYGFVHIEDKTAAEDAIRNLHHHKLHGVCINVEASKNKSKASTKLHVGNISPACTNLELRAKFEEYGPVIECDIVKDYAFVHMERAEDAVEAIRGLDNTEFQGGSRRRSPNSCADGAA, encoded by the exons ATGGTGAAGCTGTTCATCGGGAACCTGCCGCGGGAGGCGACGGAGCAGGAGATCCGCTCCCTGTTCGAGCAGTACGGGAAGGTGCTGGAGTGCGACATCATCAAGAACTACGGCTTCGTGCACATCGAGGACAAGACGGCGGCCGAGGACGCCATCCGGAACCTGCACCACCACAAGCTGCACGGCGTCTGCATCAACGTGGAGGCCAGCAAGAACAAGAGCAAGGCCTCCACCAAGCTGCATGTGGGCAACATCAGCCCCGCCTGCACCAACCTGGAGCTGCGCGCCAAGTTCGAGGAGTACGGCCCCGTCATCGAGTGCGACATCGTCAAGGATTACGCCTTCGTGCACATGGAGCGGGCGGAGGACGCGGTGGAGGCCATCCGCGGGCTGGACAACACCGAGTTCCAAG GAGGATCCCGACGGCGAAGTCCCAACTCTTGTGCCGACGGCGCGGCGTGA
- the LOC115614708 gene encoding RNA-binding protein 4 isoform X1 produces the protein MVKLFIGNLPREATEQEIRSLFEQYGKVLECDIIKNYGFVHIEDKTAAEDAIRNLHHHKLHGVCINVEASKNKSKASTKLHVGNISPACTNLELRAKFEEYGPVIECDIVKDYAFVHMERAEDAVEAIRGLDNTEFQGKRMRVQLSTSRLRTAPGMGDKSGCYRCGKEGHWSKECPVDRPGQVADFAEAYNEQYGAVRTPYTAGYGETVYYDEAYGGMADYYKRYRVRSYATASAYDAYAEQTMAQYSQYAQYSQVQSSAMAATTAMASRIPTTLDAYDRALLPTPGAAAAVAAAATAAAAAASSTYYTRDRSPLRRTAAAATTVGEAYTYERGQLSPVSSVARASLYDMQRFGRDPYADRARYSAF, from the exons ATGGTGAAGCTGTTCATCGGGAACCTGCCGCGGGAGGCGACGGAGCAGGAGATCCGCTCCCTGTTCGAGCAGTACGGGAAGGTGCTGGAGTGCGACATCATCAAGAACTACGGCTTCGTGCACATCGAGGACAAGACGGCGGCCGAGGACGCCATCCGGAACCTGCACCACCACAAGCTGCACGGCGTCTGCATCAACGTGGAGGCCAGCAAGAACAAGAGCAAGGCCTCCACCAAGCTGCATGTGGGCAACATCAGCCCCGCCTGCACCAACCTGGAGCTGCGCGCCAAGTTCGAGGAGTACGGCCCCGTCATCGAGTGCGACATCGTCAAGGATTACGCCTTCGTGCACATGGAGCGGGCGGAGGACGCGGTGGAGGCCATCCGCGGGCTGGACAACACCGAGTTCCAAG GCAAGCGGATGCGCGTGCAGTTGTCCACCAGCCGGCTGCGGACGGCGCCCGGGATGGGAGACAAGAGCGGCTGCTACCGCTGCGGGAAGGAAGGGCACTGGTCTAAGGAGTGCCCGGTAGATCGCCCGGGGCAAGTGGCGGACTTTGCCGAGGCCTATAACGAGCAGTACGGAGCCGTGCGCACTCCCTACACCGCGGGCTATGGGGAGACCGTGTATTACGATGAGGCGTACGGCGGGATGGCCGACTACTACAAGCGCTACCGCGTCCGCTCCTACGCCACGGCCTCTGCGTACGACGCCTACGCGGAGCAGACCATGGCCCAGTACTCCCAGTACGCCCAGTACTCCCAGGTCCAGTCCTCGGCCATGGCCGCCACCACAGCCATGGCCAGTCGCATCCCCACCACCTTAGACGCGTACGATAGAGCTCTGCTGCCGACCCCGGGCGCGGCGGCCGCCGTCGCCGctgccgccaccgccgccgcggCGGCCGCCTCCTCCACCTATTACACCCGGGATAGAAGCCCCCTGCGCCGCACGGCCGCCGCGGCCACCACCGTCGGAGAGGCGTACACGTACGAGCGTGGGCAGCTGTCGCCGGTCTCCTCGGTGGCCCGGGCCTCCCTCTACGACATGCAGCGGTTCGGGCGGGACCCGTACGCGGACCGGGCGCGGTACTCTGCCTTTTGA